Below is a genomic region from Miscanthus floridulus cultivar M001 chromosome 1, ASM1932011v1, whole genome shotgun sequence.
ATCCACTCGCCGCCGACAACGTGATCTAGAAACCACTGAAAGAACATCGGTTGGAGGAACCCTCCAAAACACACAAGCTTACAATCCTTCGCCATCAGGTCAGAGTATTAGAGCTGCCAGGTCTTGCAATAGAATAGACCAAAAGAAGAGGTCGAAATTGACGTAAAGAAAACCATCTGACTACTTTCCTTGATAAACATATGAACTGCCACTAAGATATGAAGAGAACCAACAGATCTGACAGACCAAACTCTCACTGGTCCTTCACCAACACCAGATCGAACGTCGACGAGGTAGGAAAAGGCCGGAGAGACCTTATCCCAGTGCGTCATCGTCGGACCACCTCGTCGATGATGCCAGAAACCAAACCTAAAAGAGCAAGGATCAACGAAAACTAAAACCTACTGAAGGATCCGTAGGGATTTTAAGAATCCGGATAGAAGAAATCTCAAGACTATAATCCTATCCAAACACCCTAAGGtccgtttggatgtagatattaaGGGGGTTGGAATTAAATTGGGTTTAATACCAAAGCAACCATGGTATTGAAATGGCCACAATTCGAATATCATTGTTTGGATGACCATTGAATTGTTTTTTGGAATCCTAGCAAGTAGCTCAAGTCCAATACCTAGATGTAAAACCATAGAATTGAAACTCTCTCACACCCTGCAGTTAGGACAAGACCCGTCGTCAGCGTTCATGGCGGGCGGAGCGCGACCTCGGTGGGAGATCGACCGCGGGGGAGACCGACGGCGGCATCCATGGCGTGCGCGCCAATAGTAGGGGGAGCGAGGCCACCATGGGGGGGCTCGACCCCGGCGGCTCGCCAACAGCAAGAGGAGCGAGCGAGGCCGCCATGGGGGAGCTCGACCCGGGCATGGAGAGCAAGAGGAAGGGGTCGCGAGCAGAAACCTCAGGCCCCGAGGAACCTCCGTGGTCGAGCGGGCGTATTGCTCCCGGCACCGGTGACGAATCTAGGGCCCGCATCGCCGGCAGGGCGCATGGCAAGCAAGACGGAGGGGTCACGCGCAAGGCTGCCATGGGGGAGCGAGCGAGAAGGGAGCAAGTGAGGCCGCCATGGGGGAGCGAGCTCGCGAGAGAGGGAGCTCGACCCGGCTCTTTTTTCACGGGCGCAGAGGAAGGTCACGTCGCATGGGGAAGAAAGGGGAGCACCGCTTCAGATGAATACGGAGGGGGTGGGCTCGGTATTGTGGGCGAGGCTGCGCAGGTGGACCAAATGCCTCGTGGTATTGGAGCCCATTTCCACATGCCAATACCAAAGCCATCCAAACAATAGAATTATCGGCTACCAATGCCAATTCTAAATTCTAGGCCTGAATACCAACATGGCTCTAAGATTCTATGTCATAAATTAAACTTGGACAAGACTGGCCTGACAATGAGGTACCTTGTTTGAAGCAGCAATGATTGGAACAACAGTAAACATGATACAGATTCAACACAACAGACAATAGTGGAATGAAAGTAAAGGGAAAAAAATAAATTAACAGCTCTAATCAGAGCACATTCAGCAAAAGATCCATTCAACAATGTGAATGCCAGGAACAAAATTTTCAATCCAAGACAATGTTCCCACGAACTCTGtttaataagaaaaaaaaaagaaggaaaaaaaacagTCATCTCTTAATGTCCCCAGATTACGACTCCACATTGAGATTAATAGGTTCCGAAAACTCGCATGAATCTCTATATCAGAGTCCCCGTAGGTTGACAGGTGcaaaagaagagaagagaagacagCACTGGATCTTCGTCTCATCGTCTGATCCATACAAACAGCATCACTCTCGGTGGCagggacgaagccagaaaaaaatttaggaggagctaaacaaaagaatagaggtttttttatcttctcttaaccttagcccctcctacctaatacatatatgcataaaaatTCAAGGAAGGATTTTGGGGGGCTCTACGTGCCCAGGATCGGtagggggggctagagcccccctagccccaccgctgcctCCGTCGCTGCTTGATGGAATCCAGCCTGTACAGAAGTAGACAACTCAACATGTAGTGTTTATTGTTGAACTTGTAGCTGTCCGGATTTGACCAGGAACAGCAGCTAAGCCCTGGAAATTTCTCCTTTCAAAACCTGCCTCCTGTTCGAACTTCAAAGTAGTACAGTTTTAATTAACAACTGATAGACCAATTAAGCAGCAATATGATGTTCAAGAGACCAAATAATGCATAAATCAGATATTAGCAGAAAGGCAGTGCATCATTGACTCCACCTAACCATGTTAAACATATGAGGAGTAACTGGATATGCAATGATCCTGAATAGATTAGTGTCCTTGGTCACATAAGGACACAACCATAGAGTAGAACGAAGAGTCCTTGGTCAAGTATGTTAAACAGACGTGTCCTTCATGCCTAAGGACACATCCATAGAGGAGAATGGAGAAGTGCAACTTGATCTCATAAGACCTCAAGAAGCAGTCCCCTCATCAGGCCAACCATCTGTTCAGACTCAGCCATGGCAACCTTCTTCATGATCCTGCTATTACTATCACTGCTTCCCCTCCACTCGAGTGCCGCGCCTCACGACACTCTACTCCTGGGATCCTCGCTCTCTGTCGAGGAGCACCAGACCGACGTTCTGCAATCGCCAGAAGGCACTTTTGTCTGCGGCTTCCACAGCATCTATGACAGCGCCTTCACCTTCTCGATATGGTACGCCAACTCGGCGAACAAGACGGTCGTCTGGACCGCAAACCGTGGCCGCCCCGTGCATGCCAGGGGGTCGGTGGTCACCCTGCGGAAGGACGGTGCCATGGTTCTCACGGACTACGACGGCACAGTGGTGTGGCAAGCAGAAGGAGACCTGGTGGGCGTGCAGTACGCCAAGCTCCTGGACACTGGAAACCTAGTCATGGCGAACTCCAGCGGCATGGTTGTGTGGCAGAGCTTCGATTCACCAACAGACACCCTCCTGCCGACCCAACACATCACTTCAACAACGACGCTGATTTCCACCACTCATCTGCATGTTTCAGGTCCCTACATGTTCCATTTCACGGATTCATCGATACTGTCCCTCATTTATGATGATGCTGGTGTCCATGAAATATATTGGCCAAACCCTGACAACGGAGAGTATCAGAATGACAGGAATCGGTATAACAGTACAAGGCTTGGGTTTATAGATGATACTGGCAGATTTTTTTCAAGTGATTTCGCCAACCAGCAGCCACTTGTTGCCTCTGATGAAGGTGTTGGGATCAAAAGAAGGCTTACTCTGGACCCCGATGGTAATCTCCGACTCTACAGCTTGAATGATTCAGATGGCAGATGGTCGGTTTCCTGGATTGCAGTGTCTCAGCCTTGCAATATTCATGGCTTGTGTGGTCCGAATGGGATCTGCCACTACTTTCCTACACCTACATGCTCTTGCCCACCAGGTTACGTGCTGAGCCAACCTGGTAATTGGAGCCAAGGCTGTAGACCTGTAGTAGACATTGTCTGTACTGCTAAGAAAGCGCAACCTGTCAAGTTCTTGCGACTTCCAGGCACCGACTTTTGGGGATCCGATCAGCGGCATGTTGAGCATGTATCCTTGCAGGCTTGCAAGAACATATGTAGGACGGACTGCACCTGCAAAGGCTTTCAGTACCAGCAAGGAACAGGGACATGCTATCCAAAGGCTTTCCTTTATAATGGGAAGGCATACACGGCACCTACAATATCGACGCCCATGATGTATCTCAAGCTACCAGCGGGCGTGAATATTTCAGGTATTTCAGTTCCCCAAACCAATGTGCTTATTTCACCAAGAAAGCAACATCCTGACTGTGGCCAGATGAGCGCATCAACGATGGAACTATTTCCGGAGATTCACAAGTCCAGCCAGGGGGAAGCAAAATGGTTTTACTTCTATGGGTTTGCAGGTTCAATTTTTGTTCTTGAAGCCTTCTTCATTGCATCCGCATGGTGCTTTGTTTTGAGATGGGAGGTAGGAGCGTCTGAAATACAAGCAGTTGAGGAAGGCTACAAGGCCTTGACCAGTAATTTCAGAAGATACAGTTATAAAGAGTTGGTTAAAGCAACAAGAAAGTTCAAAGATGAGCTTGGAAAAGGAGGCTCAGGGATTGTCTACAAGGGAGTCTTGGATGACAATCGAGCAGTTGCTGTTAAGATGCTGGAAAACGTAAGGCAATGCGAGGAGGAGTTTCAAGCAGAACTGCGCATAATTGGGAGGATTAATCATATGAATCTAGTAAGGATATGGGGGGTTTGCTCTGAAAGCTCACACAGGATGTTGGTCACCGAGTATATTGAGAATGGATCATTAgctaatgtcctattcaaagacCACATTCTGCTAGAGTGGAGGCAGAGGTTTAATATTGCGTTAGGCGTGGCAAAGGGTTTGGCTTATCTTCACCATGAATGTCTTGAGTGGGTAATACACTGTGATGTGAAGCCAGAGAACATACTGTTGGATCGGAATCTAGAACCTAAGATTGCTGACTTTGGGTTGGCGAAGCTGCTGAACAGAGGTTCCTCTAACCAGAATGTGTCAAGAGTTCGAGGAACCATAGGTTACATGGCTCCAGAGTGGATCAGCAGCCTCCAGATCACGGCCAAGGTTGACGTGTATAGCTATGGGGTTGTGCTTCTTGAGCTAGTCTTGGGAAGACGAGTTCTCGACATGGCTCTAGCTGCTAATGAGGAGGTGCATAAGGTGCTTAGGAAGTATGTAGCCATGCTAGCTCTTATGTTGGATAAAGAGGAACCCTCTTCAATTGCCGAGGTTGTGGATTGCAGGCTGAGTGGCCAATTCAACTACATGCAGGTAAGAACACTAATCAAATTGGCTGTCTCATGCGTGGATGAAGACAGAAGCAAAAGGCCAACGATGGAATCTATAGTGCAAATGCTCCTTTTAGCTGATGAATCGTGTAGCATGTGCTAGGATGACGTTCTACATAATGGAAATGCCCAATAGGTGGAAACATTAAGCAGAATGAGAGCTATTGAAGTATAGTTTTGTAGCCTTCATTGTGTGGCTGTTTATGTGTATGCTTAAGTACTTTTCTCAAATAATATACGCTTATGTACTGCTATTGACTAAAATTTCTCCAGTCATCTTCTTTGTTTTTTCCTACTATTGATTGCTTTCTGCTAGCACATTTCTTATATAGGTATTGTGCCTGCACTGTTTTTGGTATTTTACTTGAATATGTGCAACCTCTTTTATGAAGCACAAAGCACATCTCTAGGTGAATTGacaaaaaagaaggaaaacagtTGCAGGCATTATAAAAGTAGTTTGAAACTATTCCAGCTATATTCATTTTCATTTTGACacccaaaaagagaagaaaattcACAATCCAAGCAAATGAAATAATACAATACAAGTACATAATCTGTTATGAGCGAGTTTGCACTCCTTCAGTAGAAAAAAAATAGCTACAGAGTATAAAATCTGGAGGACCAAAATGAAGGGAAACGAAATATGTGAAAGTTCGGtaccagaaaaaaaaacattttgctGGAAACAAGATCACTATCTAATTAAAGTAAAACAACAGTAAAGTCATGTTTAAACCTATTTTTCCTCTTAAATATAGACTGGCATATAATTTTCCAAGATTCAAACATGCACAACATGTTAAGATATGCAAGTGGAAAAAACATTGACACAAAATCATCTGTCAGGTAGAACAAGTTTCCTTATATCTTATATGCCTCTTGTACAATGTAGATGTGAATGAACTTAATATAAAACTAGAGAAAACCCCACAACGTTGCCACGCGCAACATGTCAATAGGCCATCCGTAGAGCGGGACAGGTGATTTATGTGATTCGTGCTTTGCAAATATTGTTAGTAGTCCATTAATGTATTTTTTTATGCTTTGAATAAGATTTGACACTCATGTATGATCGGTAGGGAAGATAGGGTCAAGTCCGTTGCTCTCAAAAATGACCGTGCAATTTTTCAAAAACAGCAAAGCAGGATTGTATGGTTTAAGTTATCTTATAGCAATATGAGAATCAAAGATTTGGTATTGTAAATGCAAAGATTCAGTTACTAGACAAGCAATATATACAGCCAAATATAAAGCTTATAGACTAGCTTTGATGCAAAGCGAAATATAGTTTTTAGATTGTGCAAGAGCTTCTACGATCAAGGGTAAGTGGTTGAGCAGGATGCTAccttgctcctcttccttagATGACATCATAACAGTGAGGAAATACAGACAACAAAAGATGTATCCTAGGTGTCCCATCCTTGCTTAGCTTTTGTGAACCGACTCAGGTAGCTGTTGGAGAGGTCTGCAAAATATACACAGAAAATGAGGAACTGCTTGCATTGAATAATTGCATATAGAGTACTCTTTACCTGCAGAATAGACTGCTGCAATGTCTCTGTAACTCATGTCATCCTTAATAGGGGGAAGCTAAATGATACAGTATAGAACCCTTCTGTTCTGAAAACTTCTTGAAGGTCTACTTTCAGCAAACTTGACTGCTCTGCCCCCTCGGGGACAGCCTGCAATGCGTGAGAGAAATAGATGCATTAGAGGCAACACCTGCATTTGCTCCATTCTGAAGACCAAAAGAGTTAACAGCATCACAGACATTTACTAACTGCTACCTGTTCAGTTATCAGGCTTATACATGCTACTCAGAGAGGACTTTATTTATTTTGTCAAAAGCCCATATGATGAATTTTGTCTATGTAATGACCTTTTTTTCTGAATGTAAATCAGTTACAGTAACTATGCATCAAAACAGTGACCGGCGAAGTGCTTTTAGTATACTGGAAACTCTAAAACTACTTACTATATGCATCACAACAATTTGTAATACAAGTCTATTTAAATAAGCTAACCCTTGCTACATAGATCTCAATAATTTGCAATACAACTCGGTGCGCATGATTAGTGCTGCAAATTAGGGGAATTGATATGATAATATATCCAAGTAATTTGGCAAAATCGGGAAGGTTTATACCATACAAAGTTCGCTATGGTGCATAATTGCCTTTTACCATCATTTCAATATGGAGAACAAGTGGTGCCAGATTGCTCATGTAGCATGACAGGTGGCAAGAATGTGAATTTTGGCTCAAACAAAGCACAAAAGAAGTGTAGACTCACAGGAATGAACCGTTATTAGCAACTGATCAAATTAAGCAAGAGGTTATCAAAGATTGTGTCTGCAGTCCAAAGGAGGAAGTAAAATCGAGGCACACTATATGCTGAGGGAGCTCTAAACTTGTATGAAATAAACATGAGCACTCTTATGaccatttcatcaaacacatgaCATGCATATTCGTTGGGAGGCCATCAGGCCAAAGCACGGGAGGACAAAAACCAAACTGAACCCACTTCCACTATGATGATCACTTCACCTGCTCGAGTGGGAGGAGATGGACGCCCGGCCTCTTCTTTATCCTAGCCGCAGCACAAGCACGGAATCTGCCATCTTCTCCAAGACGTTGTACGGGCGTACGGAGCATGTAGGGAGGCGGAGGCAGTGGAGATAGGGTCGGGAAAAGCCAACGCGCATAGCGCCTCGCCTCCGGCGTTGTCGCCCGCATGCTTCGACGCTTTTCTCGCAGGCACCAAAGAGGCAGAGCAGGCGAACCTGGTGCGGGGCGAAGCGCGAAGCCAAATACCACAGCGTATCTGTTGCCGTAACGGCGATAGCTCACTTTGTTTGGTTAGACTCGTAACGTTATCAGATCGCTTACTTCCATGGTCAACAAGCCACGAAGATGAATGATGAATCCAACCAAAGGCTGCAAGAGCTCATGGAGGAACCCTGACATGATGAATCCAACGCACGTTGCGTCCAGTGAATTTACGTGATTATgactttatttttttgtttttgtccACATTTATTTGTTTCCGTATGCTCGCACGTTCTAATTTTTTATCTCAACTTTTCTAATTGTATCCACAAATTAATACGTCTTCCATTACAAATTATAACACGTTTTCCTTTGATACATTGTTTTTATTATATACTTAGATATAGTAAAGGGCGGGGCTAGCATTCGGACGTCTGGATGCAGCTAAGACGCCTGCACCCGTGGCCTATCGGACACCTCCGCGCTCACACAAATCTCGCGCCAGCGATCGCGTCCACGACCCATCTCGCGCCAGCGACTAAGTCCGGCCACAGGCGACCCATTCCCGCGCCTCAAACCCATCCCGGCTGCGCACCCGCGTCAAGACCGCCGCGCTCCATCCCCGCCATGTCGCGCTCCTTCCCCCACCGCACCACGCTCCTCCCCTCATCGCGGCGCCATCCCCCGCCGCGCCCCCGTCCTCTACCGCGCTCTATCTCGGTCGTGCCCCTTCCCCGTGCCCCTTCCCCGTCGTAATGTCTCATCTCCTCTGCAACATCCGTCCGACCGTTGCAACATATGCAGTATACTCTTTAAACATACCTGAatagtcattgcaacatccagatgaaacacttgcaacatgcgtctgaaacagctgaaacatttggaatatacatttacaacatacgtctgaaacaactgaaacatgtggaacatacacttgaaatatacgtgtGTAGCTATTGCAATGTATGCAACACCAGATCATTTTGtgacatccagatgaaacacatgaaacatacagatgaaacacatgaaacatacaggTGAAATGCGTGAAACATATGGTTGCAAAAGGCTCGTCGACGCAGAGCTCGATGCAGGCGTGGAGTTCGATGCCATGGAGTAACGCGGATGGCAGCGCTAGTCCGGGCGCGAGGCACGAGCCTCGGCAGTGGTCACAGCAAGCGGATGACGTGTGCGGCCGTGGAGGGCGGCGCTAGTCCGGGCGCGAGGCGCGATTCCAAGCACGAGGCTCGGTGGAGACGGCGAATCCGCGTTGGCGGGGCGCACAACGAACGGGGCGGGCGACCGGAGGGGCCTGCGGGGCACGCGTCGCTGGTGTGAGCGAGTGGTGCGAGCGGGAGCAGCGAGGTGAACTAGGCCATGCAGCGTCAAGACGACTGGACACCCTCGCTCGAGCAATATCatataggccctgttcggctggcagaattttggctgaatatgactgaaaaacactgttatggttgaattgttgggagagaaaaacactgttccggctgaaaaaaaaagaagccgaacaaaccgaatatggggtaagccgaagagctatgttttagaaaaataaaactttttataatttagaataaagAGAGTGAAACAAAAAAATTCTTTCGTTTTGCATTTCTATCCCTACCTAAAAAAGGACCGAgagtatattaaaaaatattatatactagaaaaatattattttccttcGTCCGTCTTCCTTTACTATCCCCACCCCAAAGATGATATGATAGTGGAAAAAGATACAGGTGTCGGGATCACTGGTTTAGGAGTCAGGAACCAAGTATCTGCGTTATCCGCATTGAGAAGCCATATCCCTCTCCATTttcctccgccatcaccgcggcGGGATCAGCGGTCTAACGACCAAGCCACAAGCACGTAACCGATTCCGGGTTTCCCAGTTGAGCTCATCGCTGCTCTGCTCGCCATTGCTGCCGTGTGGAGCGGCCATGGAGCTCTGCTGCTCAGGCGTCCTAAGCGGCGCCGGCGCCTCGCGACCGGCGCCGTCGAGGACCTCAAGGTCCGGTAACACCGGGGCTCCGTCCACTGGGCTCCTGGTAGCTCCGCCGAAGCGGCGGCGAGGCGGCCGCGCCGGCTGCCGCCAGTCGGccccgccagcgccgccgccccggGTTCACGAACGGCGGGCCGCCGCGGGCGCGGCGGAGAGCGTCGTCCACATGCTCCGGTCGGCGGCCggccccgccgaggccctggaGCTCTTCACGGCCGCGGCGCGGCAGCCCACGGCGGTCCACACGACGGAGTCGTGCAACTACATGCTGGAGCTGATGCGCGCCCACGGCCGGGTCGGGGACATGGCGCAGGTGTTCGACCTAATGCAGAAGCAGATCGTCAAGGCCAACGTCGGCACCTTCGCCACCATCTTCAGCGGCGTCGGCGTCCAGGGCGGGCTCCGCAGCGCGCCGTCGGCCCTGCCGGTGATGAGGGAGGCGGGGATGTCCCTCAACGCCTACACGTACAATGGCTTGATCTACTTCCTCGTCAAGTCCGGCTTCGACGCGGAGGCCATGGAGGTTTACAAGGCGATGGTGGAGGACGGCATCTCACCGAGTGTGAGGACGTACTCCGTGCTGATGGTGGCGTTAGGGAAGAATAGGGATGTCGATACGGTTCTCTGGTTGCTGAGCGAGATGGAGGCCCGCGGCGTCAAGCCAAACGTGTATAGCTACACCATCTGCATTCGGGTTCTTGGGCAGGCCGCGAGGTTTGACGAGGCATATCAGATTCTTGGTAAGATGGAGGATTCAGGGTGCAAACCAGATGTCGTCACACATACTGTGGTTATACAGGTTCTCTGTGATGCCGGTCGGCTCAGTGACGCCAAGGATGTGTTTTGGAAGATGAAAGCGAGTGATCAGAAACCTGATCGTGTCACTTACATCACTCTCTTAGACAAGTGTGGTGACAGTGGTGACTCGCAATCAGTTGTCGAAATTTGGAATGCCATGGTAGCTGATGGGTATAACGACAATATTGTTTCTTATACCGCAGTTGTGGATGCATTATGCCAAGTTGGTAGGCTTGATGAAGCTTTGGCTGTGTTTGATGAGATGAAGGAAAAGGGTATATCGCCTGAGCAGTATTCATATAACTCCTTAATATCTGGCTTTCTGAAAGCTGATATGTTTGACCGTGCTCTGGAGCTCTTCAACCATACGAATGCTTGTGGTCCTAGTCCAAATGGCTACACACATGTCCTCTTCATTAATTACTATGGAAAATCTGGTCAATCTTTGAAAGCAATACAAAGATATGAGCACATGAAGAGCAAAGGGATCGTTCCCGATGTTGCTGCTGCTAATGCTGTTTTGTGTAGTCTTGCTAGATCTGGCAGACTTGGAATGGCGAAAAGGGTCTTTTATGAATTAAAAGCGATGGGAGTTTCTCCAGACACTATCACCTACACAATGATGATCAAATGTTGCAGTAAGGCATCAAAGGCTGATGAAGCTATGAAATTTTTTTCTGACATGGTGGAAACTGGATGTGTTCCTGATGTTCTTGCGTTGAATTCATTGATTGATACGCTCTACAAGGGAGGCAAGGGAAATGAAGCATGGCAACTTTTCCATCAATTGAAAGAAATGAAAATTGAGCCCACTAATGGTACGTACAACACACTTTTGTCAGGATTAGGAAGAGAAGGCAAAGTTAAGGAGGTAATGCATCTGCTCGAAGAAATGACCCATAGCATTCATCCACCTAATTTAATTACGTACAACACGGTTCTTGATTGTCTCAGCAAAAATGGGGAGGTGAACTGTGCAATAGATATGCTTTACAGTATGACTGAGAAAGGTTGCACACCTGACCTCTCATCTTATAACACTGTCATGTATGGCCTTATTAAAGAGGAAAGATTTGAAGAAGCATTCAGGatgttttgtcaaatgaaaaagaTTCTTGCTCCGGATTATGCAACACTGTGTACTATCCTCCCAAGTTTTGTGAAAAATGGGTTGATGAAGGAAGCTCTGCATACTGTGAAGGAATACATTTTGAAGGCTGATTGTAACATGGACAAGTCTTCATTCCATTCACTGATGGAAGGGATACTGAACAAGGCTGGTTTGGAAAAGTCGATCGAGTTTGCTGAAAACATAGCATCTAGGGGAATTCTGCTGAATGATTTCTTTTTATGCCCATTGATTAGGCACCTCTGCAAGCACAAGAAAGCTCTTGAAGCACATCAACTCTTCAATAAGTTTAAAGGTCTTGGAGTTTCACTAAAAACTGGTTCATATAACTCTCTTATCCGTGGCCTTGTGGATGAAAACCTGATTGATATCGCTGAAGACTTGTTCACTGAAATGAAAAGACTAGGATGTGGCCCAGATGAGTTCACTTACAATTTGATTCTTGATGCCATGGGGAAATCGATGCGGATTGAGGAAATGTTAAAAGTCCAAGCGGAGATGCATCGTAAGGGATATGAATCAACTTATGTTACTTATAACACTATCATTTCAGGTCTCATAAAATCGAAAAGATTGGAACAGGCTATAGACTTGTACTACAAtctgatgagcgaaggcttctcCCCAACACCATGTACTTATGGTCCTCTTCTCGATGGGTTGTTAAAAGCTGGAAAGATGGTGGATGCTGAAAATCTTTTTAATGAGATGCTAGAGTATGGATGCAAACCTAATTGCACCATCTACAATATTCTACTGAATGGACATCGAATAGCTGGCAACACAGAAAACGTTTGTCAGATTTTTGAAAAGATGGTTGAGCAGGGAATAAACCCAGATATAAAATCCTATACAGTTCTTATTGATACCCTCTGCACAGCTGGAAGATTAAATGATGGTTTGTCTTACTTTAGACGGCTACTAGAATTAGGACTTGAACCTGATCTTATCATCTATAATTTGCTCATTGATGGTCTTGGAAAATCTGAAAGAATAGAGGAAGCAGTCTGTCTCTTCAACGAGATGAAGAAGAAAGGGATTATCCCAAACTTGTACACATACAATTCACTAATTCTCCACTTAGGGAAAGCAGGGAAAGCTGCTGAAGCTGCGCAAATGTATGAAGAACTACTGATAAAAGGATGGAAACCTAATGTTTTCACATATAATGCCCTTATCAGGGGTTACAGTGTTTCTGGCAGCACCGATAATGCATATGCTGCCTATGGTCAGATGATTGTTGGAGGGTGCCAGCCTAATTCTAGCACTTATATGCAACTTCCAAATCAATTGTGACTGAGAAATTAGTTATAGTATGAAGTTATTTCTGTATAGTTTTGTCCATAGTGCGAAAATGATCAACTGTAGATATTAGCCAATACTTTTAACATATCTGAGGATCGATATCTTGTTCTACATTATTGTTCCATTCTTACTAGCAGAAATTTATGTAATATACAGATAATGTTACCATGTGGTCCATTTCACTGTCGTGTTGAAAGCAATCACACCTACCGAATTCACCTGTCTGTCATGAA
It encodes:
- the LOC136494327 gene encoding pentatricopeptide repeat-containing protein At4g31850, chloroplastic-like, yielding MELCCSGVLSGAGASRPAPSRTSRSGNTGAPSTGLLVAPPKRRRGGRAGCRQSAPPAPPPRVHERRAAAGAAESVVHMLRSAAGPAEALELFTAAARQPTAVHTTESCNYMLELMRAHGRVGDMAQVFDLMQKQIVKANVGTFATIFSGVGVQGGLRSAPSALPVMREAGMSLNAYTYNGLIYFLVKSGFDAEAMEVYKAMVEDGISPSVRTYSVLMVALGKNRDVDTVLWLLSEMEARGVKPNVYSYTICIRVLGQAARFDEAYQILGKMEDSGCKPDVVTHTVVIQVLCDAGRLSDAKDVFWKMKASDQKPDRVTYITLLDKCGDSGDSQSVVEIWNAMVADGYNDNIVSYTAVVDALCQVGRLDEALAVFDEMKEKGISPEQYSYNSLISGFLKADMFDRALELFNHTNACGPSPNGYTHVLFINYYGKSGQSLKAIQRYEHMKSKGIVPDVAAANAVLCSLARSGRLGMAKRVFYELKAMGVSPDTITYTMMIKCCSKASKADEAMKFFSDMVETGCVPDVLALNSLIDTLYKGGKGNEAWQLFHQLKEMKIEPTNGTYNTLLSGLGREGKVKEVMHLLEEMTHSIHPPNLITYNTVLDCLSKNGEVNCAIDMLYSMTEKGCTPDLSSYNTVMYGLIKEERFEEAFRMFCQMKKILAPDYATLCTILPSFVKNGLMKEALHTVKEYILKADCNMDKSSFHSLMEGILNKAGLEKSIEFAENIASRGILLNDFFLCPLIRHLCKHKKALEAHQLFNKFKGLGVSLKTGSYNSLIRGLVDENLIDIAEDLFTEMKRLGCGPDEFTYNLILDAMGKSMRIEEMLKVQAEMHRKGYESTYVTYNTIISGLIKSKRLEQAIDLYYNLMSEGFSPTPCTYGPLLDGLLKAGKMVDAENLFNEMLEYGCKPNCTIYNILLNGHRIAGNTENVCQIFEKMVEQGINPDIKSYTVLIDTLCTAGRLNDGLSYFRRLLELGLEPDLIIYNLLIDGLGKSERIEEAVCLFNEMKKKGIIPNLYTYNSLILHLGKAGKAAEAAQMYEELLIKGWKPNVFTYNALIRGYSVSGSTDNAYAAYGQMIVGGCQPNSSTYMQLPNQL